In Hippoglossus hippoglossus isolate fHipHip1 chromosome 19, fHipHip1.pri, whole genome shotgun sequence, the DNA window ATGACACAGTATGACGCATAAGGCACCAAtggatttgtgttttccttcagtGAAGCCTGCCAGGCTTCTGCctcctgcaaaataaaaaaagtaccTGAATTCTGACATTAAGGAAATGCCGCTGGCAGGCCAGTCCTGCTTTTTAAGAGACATCCTTTCACATTTAATAATCCAGCAGGAGAAGATTAAAAGTgcattttacagaacaaataagcttttattttttttaactttatttttagcTTCCACCACATTCAATGTGCAGGGCAAAACCAATAGTAACTCACAGCATTAAGATGCTGTTTTGATTGGTTGACAAGCACTAGACAAGAACCAATCATTTACAGACACAACGCACAGTTCGTTAGTGCCATAGTTTAACAGAGTCTGACAGCTTTATTATGGAGTTGCAGAATGTGTTGTAACTTCATTTCAGTCTTCCACAGTCATTTGGAGATGAAAGTCAGTCAACTGACATGTGGATTATGTTGGAAATTCACAATGTGCAGGTTTAAAACTTACATTTGACCCTTTCATTTATCCGTTGAAGAGTATTACAAATGCACTAAATGACGCAAGCATGTGCAAAAGGTTTACAACTAAAAAGACATACATAAGCTACCCCAGCTTTCCAACATGCTTTGTaacagcagaatttatatgCATATCATAGTTTTTAAAGGTATAAAGAAGATTTTGGCCGCAATGGATCACTCAATGCATACAATgaaaagacctagtttgatgagGTCATGGGggttgttgtcttcaccaccatttcTTGACCCATAATCTTATTGGGTTGCTTGGTTCCCCTGTGCTTCTGCGCTCTGAGCTTCGTCGACAGAATGTGCAGCAAACGGCAAAGAATCGTCGATCCATTACAAGTGActaatacaaacagtggaagggaaaaaaaacagctaacTGGTTAAGGGTGTGTTTTTTCTGCGTCACGCCGTTTGCCCCAAGCACAACCACAAGTAAAGCAGATAAGACGCAATTAAAAAGGCGACCAAAAGGAAATGTCcatgttaccttgaataaaattggggatttctcttgGTTTAAACATTGAGAATTGTTACACATAATATCTGTAATTCATGATTTGGATTATATTATTAAGTttataacaatataaaatagttttattctTCACACTGTAGGTGGCTTCTTATGTGTAAATTTAGTAACATATATGAAAAGGTGACACGTACACGCACCACACTTGGGGAAGGAGCGGTTCATGCTGAGATCAGGACACTCATGCCACCTGTTGCTTTGTCTGATAAACTCGTGAAGTCCATACCTTCGACGGAATATTTCTTCTCGAGCTGGTGCAGATCAGGCAGGATGTGCATGCAGTTGATGCAGCAGTAGGTGAAGAAGTCCAGCAGCACCACTTTGCCAGCCAGATCCGTGGTCAAAGACAGAGGCCCCTCTGTGTTCAGCCATTCCAAGCCTGGAGCAGATCACAGAGTGGAAAAGGATGCCGTTATCTTACTAATTACATTTCGTCACAGTGTCGGCATATGCTTTACAGTGCCCATTGCGGCCGTCCTACGAGGATAACGCTTGCGGTCGCAAGATTCTTGAAGGTTATATCAGTCTCAGGCTTGACAAAGAGTTCATGTCATGAGAGAAAAAAGTTGGACTACAGCAATAACTTGGAAAATATTCACAGCTAATGCAGCtatgaaatatctcaaaataaatgaattggagattgtgtctgatgtttttttttttccactcatACCTCACACTGCACTGAAAATGGGGTCTGATGATTCGTCACGCTTGATAGACACActaattttcatattttacagctGTTGGGAGCCAACacaaggagagaagaagagaagaggagaagagtgaATGAGAGGACGGCAACAGAAGTGTCATTGTGTTTTAGGAGGCTGGTGTGAGGCCATGCAGAAGAAGACAAGGGAGGCAAAGAGACAGGAGACATTAAAGGGcaaagaagaggagcagaagggCAACTGAGGAACCAGGAAAAAAGAATTGTAAATGAGAGGTAGGAGAAAGACAAAAGCAGGAGGTGCTGAAACGTGAGAAACAGGACAATTCAATTAAAACCATGTGAACAAGTTAATCTCCCATATTTGTTACTTAGATCATGTAGAATGAAGACATCGCATTATCAAATTATGTGCAACTGCTTtagtgaacaaaaaaaaagaaaatgaaactgcaCATTCAAATGATCACACAACCCCTTTCTCATTTGTGTGGCCTACAACTAGGCTAATGTTTGTGAGAGTGAGAAATGATGACACCGGGGAAAATTTACATGTTGTATAAATTTACAGGCAGAATCCTGAAATGATTCTCCTGCACTGGGGAATTCGGAATTCAACATAATCGAGGTAAGCAACACCTTTTTGCTGTTGTGTCCCCGCTTGATGAGAGATAACCTCAAAAGGAAAACCCTAGAATTAGTCGCCCTAAATTGTgctaaatatttatattaaacaaacacacattttaaacctATGGATGCCATGCAGTGTTAAAAACACCCAAATCCCTGTTTATTATTTGATGTACTACGATACAGCCCCACCTACTGGTGCGATgagatgctgctgcttcatAAATTCCACAGTCAAATCTTTTGAAActtgacacacagacagttgGGGTCAgcatgaacaagagtgaggtgaaatataTGTGTCACCTCAcacagtattttaaaaatatatatatatttaaaatgtgcaagTTATGAGTGACATGATGAAATAGTAGCCAACTTCCCCTTTAATGACCTTAGTTTGTAAATGCGAGTGGTCAAAAGTTTGGACAGCActactttaaatgtttttacactgttACCTTTGATGTTTCATGTTAATTCTAAACCAAAtacagaaaagtaaaaatagtTCCCTCTAAAAAGTGCAGTAAAGTAAAGTAGCGTGACATTTAAATACTTGAGTCCCTCACAGATTAAGAGATAATTGACCAATTAAAGGTTCGCGTGTGTGTGACACCGTGATGGCGCGACAGATAGGGatggttttgctttttttttttaagtatttaaatgcgaaaaataattcatggttcttcGTCAGCAAACCCGGAAAACCAACCCCGGGTCCTGTCACGACATGTAGGGGCGGACAACCCCACTCACACTGACAGAAGGAACAGTGCTAAGCTAAGGTAGCTAAAAGCTTCAAAACTCTGCTCTAACCTGTTTGGAAATCCGGTATCTTCAGGTCATCTCTCCGGTCTAAGTCCTTCAAGTACCGCAGCAcaagctcctcttcctcctgcggCGTTTCAGCCTCCTTCAGGCTGATATCCAGCTCATTCTGGGAGGTAAATAAAGCGGAGAGGCTGCACCGGGACGCCATGTATGCAACAACAAGAAGCCGGTTAGGTAAATGCACTACGCAGATTCGTAACACTTACATATCCGACCCTAGAACGCTTGTTCTAAGACTTTTAAAATTATTTCTGGACCCAAACTGTAAGTGAACACTTTTTCTGATTTTGTtaagtgtttagtttaaagtaaaacatcatgtacattttgttttgatgtgtggaaagtgctgctgtgtttctccACTTGTCTTTACCACATTCATAGCTGCACAGTGGCGGCAGGCAGCTGCGAGCTCACATGTTCTTTTAGGAGCAACTCGCAAATTTAGctgaaattagctttttttaattctacGTTTTTagtatgaaagtgtgttttaGCCACAACACGTGTCCTCACAATGTCAAGCAACACATCGCTTGTTGCTGATCTACTGTAGCGTCGGTCGTTTTTCGGTAACTCGCGGGATGTTATCGAGCATAGCGGGGGATTCGAGGTGGTCGCCGGGCAACAGCTTCAGGGAAGTTGGGCTCTTTTTCTCCACATGTCACAAAGGGACGAGAGTGAAAATGACATCTGGGAGTACAAGCCTctccagaagaagaagaagaagacagagaaatcACAGTCTGCAGCTACCACTACAAGAAGGTGCACCTCCAGGAGGGAGAGCAGTGGTCCCCCAGTCAGGACACCTCAGAGGGCTGAGACAGTCCAGACAGATGGACGTGCAGGATCTAGCACACGTGTTAATGTTGACAGTGTAGAGACTCTCCCCGTGTCCTCGGTGTTGTCTCCTGCCTGTGAGACGGTTCAGACAGACAGGGCTGCTGAGGGACAGTCTTCTGGACACTTCTGCCCCATGTGTCAGATGCCCTTCTCTGTCCTGGTGGTGCAGAGTCAAAGATGGCATGTGGCCGAGTGCCTCGACTCCCCCAGGGACAAATgcaaaggtacacacacacccatgcatcTTCAGATAAAAGGCTGAGATCCTCCCCATCATCTATATGTATTCATAGATATAtggtcttttttaaaaacacacctccTGCAGTCAGGTGCACACAAGTATACATTAAAAAGTTCCCCCAAGAGCCACATTAGATATTCAAGTCACATGTAAGTCCTGCTTTCCATAACAAGTCAAACTAGAAGGGCAGTAAGAGAGCACGTACCGCcaccatttaaattcactagatgcaTGTTTTTAATTGTCAGTGCCCTGACCAATGAATTATTCTTGGAGAGATCAATAAAAACGTAAAGAATGTCCGATCccacattgttaaagaaagtgataaaacaataCCTGGATCCCTCCCTTGTTCAGATCctcaccaaaattaaatggattCTTCCATTACCCCAATTGTGGGTGTACATGGTTGATATTTCCACGTattttttaactatttattgTTTCTACCTCTCCAAGGGCTGCAGACAATATGAGACTACTGTTTTAAGAACATAATAAATGTCAAActagattttaaaaagaagcTTCTCAAAGTTTCTTGATATCCGTTGTGTCAAATTGCCTTTTCTGATTTCGATTTAAGgtgattttaaagtttttaaatgttttatctcttCATACAGAATGTCCAGATGGTCTCCGGTGCTCCTCCACCATCCCAAACCATTACAAGAAGTTTAACCACACGCTTCTGGCCCATAGTCGAGCAAGTAGCGACTCATCCCTTCTCAGTCTGTCCCAGCAAGCGGAGACTAGCGGGGAGACCAGCCTCAGCCATCTCCCTTGGCTGATGAATAATGATGTGGACGGCTCTGATTTTGGGACGTCGCAGGACAGTGCTGTCGGTGTTTCTGCCTCATCCCCTCACAATAGTAACACTGCAACACCTCTGTCTAAACGCACAAATGGACTTCTGTTTCTTCGCTCCCCTGGCCCAGAGGacttaaagaaaaagaaaggctGGTCGTCCTCAACTAAAGGCCACAAATCCATCAGTGCTTCCCAAGAAAGTAAAACAGAGATATCATCCACTCCAGTGAAGGAAGACAGTGCAGGACAAGCTTGTGAAGTTTTACCAAACAGTGAGCCGCCTTCTGAAGACAATGATGCCATTTCCTACTCACCCCGGTCAGAGTTCCCTCCAGAGACTAAAATCAATAACAGTGATTGTAGAAAAAGCCTTTTCAAAAGTGACGcatttgaaaatgatgatgaagactCGCTGCCGCTGTTTACTGACAGCTTTTCAAGTGAAGATGAACTCCTGACTCAGTTCATAGGCAGCATGGAAACCAATAATGTGGCCGAGGACAGCCTGTCGTCCTCAAACATCCAGCTGGAGTCAGTTACCTCATTAGCTGTTTCCACTGGGGAAGAGGAGGCTCATGGTAAAGCGGCCAATGCCATCAGTCCGTGTACGAGTGTTCAGTCTCCACAGAGTGTTGTTTTAGAGCGCCTGAGAGAAACTCTTCTCACCTCAGATAGTCTGAATTTCAAAGATTCAAAAGAGGGCGTTCAGTCAGAGCAGCCTCACGCAAACTCTCATCAAGAACTTCCATCTGAAACCTCCACTGTCCAAGGATCTAAAACCATGTCACTGCAGAGGGGCCAGAGCCAAGCTGGTCAGGCCTCCGCTCTCAAGCAGACGGACATTGGAGTGTTTTTTGGCCTCAAACCGCTCaaggtgaaggagaaagaggtCGAAAGTGGACCAAGCCAGCTCAGCACCGCCTCGAATCCAGCACTCGGTGAGAACTGGGGACAGAGACAACCAAGGAGAGCGTGGCAGAAGAAAAGTAAAGCTGACCCAACCACTAATGCCTCACAGGGGACAGCGACTGGAGAGAGCAGTGGTGCAGCGAGCGCTCAGGGAGAAGCCAGGAGGGGTTGGAGGGGAGGATggggaagaaggaagagaacaAATGCTGATGGAGAAGTGGAATATCCACGCTGTCCTTTCTACAAGAAGATTCCAGGTCAGTGATTATGGAATTCATCTGAAGGTGAAGCATATTTTTAAGTCTGTGTTTAATCTAAAgtagttttcatattttcttcagGCACAAAGTTTGTCATAGACGCCTTTCAGTACGGGGAGATCGAGGGCATCACTGCCTACTTCCTAACACATTTCCACTCAGACCACTACGGAGGGTTGACCAAGAACTCAACAGTTCCAATCTACTGTAACAGAGTAAGTATAAATGACTTCTGATATTATATAATTACGGTCAGTTTCTTTGCCGTATCACCTATTTTATCAATTTGTCTGCACAACACTTTGTcctttacagtgtgtttttatttggacaGGATACTTTATGAATGGTGGTTTTATTTCCATGCAGTAAATGAAAAAcagtcttccccccccccccaaaggcCTGTTACCAGTTCAATGCTGTGAACGATATTCACTCCTTTTGAATTGCAACTAACCTTTTGTTGTTTCCTTCACAAATCCTATTTATTTGCACCTCCATTAAAAAAGCTTCCCTGTCTGCTCTTTTCCACTGAGTCCACAGAGTTTAGTCTTGATCCATTTGTTATCTCACCGCTCTGCGTTTACTGAGAGTAATGACAATTTCACTTGCAGCCGGCAGCTATGAATACCAATTTGCCGGTGGCTGTGTCCATATTGGAGGTGATTGAAATTTGAAGACCTTTGTGGGGGGTTTCACGCAGAAAAAAACGTATTACCCGGCAAATTTTGATTTCTCCAGGTCTCATTATTACTCTTTGTCACTTTGCAAATGCTGCAGCCAAATTCAGGTATCAAGCAGTAAAGTGAATTGAAGTATTCAGCAATAATATTTGGACTTTATTGCCCGTTTCGTGTTTAAATAAGACATAAAATTAGTTTGCATTTTACTAAGAGCTGCCTCCTCTGGTCAGATTACAGGGAACCTGGTGAAAAGCAAACTGAGGGTGGCAGAGCAGTATGTCCACATTCTCCCTATGAACACCCAGGTGACTGTGGAGGGGGTCAAGGTCATCCTCCTGGAAGCCAACCAGTGAGTAGTCCagcagagaaattaaaaaacccAGAATAAATCCCAAAATCTTCCTGAATAAAGatgtatttccccccccccccagattgTCATCATCTTAATTCCCCTCccacctgtgtctgtctgtgtctttcagtTGCCCAGGATCTGCCATGCTGCTGTTCTTCCTGCCTGATGGACAGAAGGTCCTCCACACTGGAGACTTCAGAGCTGATCCCTCGATGGAAACCTACCCAGAGTTACTCAGCTGCAGAGTGCAGACGCTCTACCTGGACACCACGTAAGTGCCCcctcacacacagtgaatatAAGAGTAGCAACAGCAGGGTTGTTGTGGTACTGCACTGCTCTCAGCCTGTTTGGATTATTAGTTTGTCTAATACTTGAACCTACAGCAACAATAACTCCTTAGTCCCTTGTTCAGATTATCCTCCAATGTGGGTAAACTGACAACAAGTAAAAGTGACGCACAAGCCCCGGAGGAGACTCAGATTTTCAGCGTCAGCTCTCTTCTCCCTGCAGCTACTGCAGCCCTGAGTACACCTTCCCCAGACAGCAAGAGGTCATCAACTTTGCAGTCAACACAGCGTTTGAACTGGTGACGCTCAGCCCACGTACACTTGTGGTGTGTGGATCCTACTCGGTGGGGAAAGAGAAGGTCTTTTTGGGTAAGTGTTTGGAGTTTATGCAAATACTTATCATTTGTCCTAACTGTGCTTTTTAAGTGCTTGTCAGGCACTAGGAGAAGCCTGCAGGCTTGGCATGATGTATAACTACAGAGTATTGCAGGCTTTGTCTAGGCTGATGATAGTTTATAGAAAGTAACCTGGGAATGGGATCAGTGACGAATGTTATTGCTTTAAGTTGAAATGCTTGCATATTGTATATGTAACCAAGTCAGGATATTGATACAGATTAATTCTTATCAGCTGGATCAGCACATTTAAGTTTTattaagtgttttatttaaaaggttTATACAATAAAATCATCCAAACGTGGGACATGACGTCTGCAAATTGAGTTACAATATATACAGCAGCTTAAATTTCAGTTCTATGTTCTCATAGAATCAAACAACCtattgataaatatttaaattattaattaaatatcagttgtatgttttctgttctcttttctatacattttataaatcaggGAAGCTCATTGGCTTCATTTTGACTATGTTCTGTGTGAATCGTCATCAAAATGATCTTATGATAATTTCACTGGTCAAAGTAGTTATGCAACATATTCCCCCAGGAGGGGAGTTGCTATATACTGCGCATAATTCATGGTCAGTCTGATAATTAGGCAGAGTGATAAGAGACATTTTTGATGGCTAATTGTATGACTGAGAGATAATTTATTGATATATTCTGGGAATGGTGATATGACTGTGTGAGCTATTACCAGAGCCGCAAACTGATGGacacacagtaaatgtgtttctgaAACCAATTATAGCGtgagtggattttttttttcttccccgcAGCCTTAAATCACTACCTGACCTCCTTCCTCCACTGGAAGGTCGTCAGTTTCAGTTTGGAGAATTCGTGGATTAGTGTGTTTTCGGAGAAAAGGTGTCGCTCTCGCTCTGTCGTCCTCATTTTTTCGAGGCAAACCGTCCCAGTGACACACATGAATAATGGTCTGATCCACTTTTTGGTGAAGAGTGAAATTCTCAAACTACTGTCGTCCTCACACAGAGTGAACAGCATGGATTCCTTCTGTAATCAACTCTCCTTCAACAAGCCCTGCATGAAATTGGtgctggaaagaaaaacaacagctgatTGGATTGTTTGTATGACTGTACTGATCCACTCTGTGATGTTAATTCACAGGATTATTTATACACCTCCATAAGGCAGGAAACACAACGCGGCATATTCAGATTATTTTGAAGGAGGCATTCGACAGTCTATTTTTACCTCTGCTAAGGAgcttctgttttcattgtttgtcgCTGGATaataaaaaactactgaactatTTTGagtgaaacttgatggaagaaTGAGGGATGGGCCAAGTAGCTGTTAGCATTTGGAGCTGATTTGATTAAGGGGGCGGATccatgaagtatttttttttagctttcgATAACATTGCGAAAtagggttttttttggggggggggggggatttctaaaaaataaatcagagctCTCCATGGGGGAAAAACATCAGGCATGTGTACAGAGTCGatatctatgaacaggtgaAATGTGCTGTGGATCTGGATAAGTTACATCCTGGGTCTTAAAACGAGGAGGCTGAATTTCCCACGTTCCTGCTTCTTACATGGACTTGGTTCTGCTTCCTTTGCAGCGCTCGCAGATGTCCTAGGGTCCAAAGTGTGTCTCTCCAGAGACAAGTACAACACCATGTGTTGTCTGGAGTCGGAGCAAATCAGACAACGGATCACCACCGACTGGAAGGCGGCCCAAGTCCACGTGCTGCCCATGATGCAGATTTCCTTCGACGTAGGTGTCACATTCCCTGATCTGAGAGCAGTCATTACACTCAGCCCTTGGGAGAAGAAGATACATTTGATTTTTAGTGGCATGTTTAGCAAACACCAGTGGTTAGAGTTAAACAATCGGCTGATATATGACATCAGACTTATCCCTCAGGCAGTTTCTTTGTGTATTCATGGCATGAGTCCATCCACTCCAATAATAAACACCCAGGGTGAGATGAGTTTAACTGCTCCATTTAGTGAAACCACTTATAGAGCAGgctattttagtttttaaatgatttctctAATTGTctgcagttcttttttttttttgtaaatgtgtcttGTGTTAAAACTGAGGTCTGATTATTTctggactgttttttttttttctctgctcttgCTTTAGTCATACACAATTATGTGGGATAGGAGTTAAAATAATTAGCAAATGCTGTTTATGACTGAAACACGTCATCTCTCTTAAACTGACTTATCTGTATAACCACAGATGAGTTCCAGACTGGGATTGATTAACTCAGCACTGGACACAGGCCGACTAAGGGACAAATGGATGCAGTCACTGTTTGTACTGAGACCCACTGAGGAGCCAGACTTCCACGAATACGAGCTACGAGAAGTTGTTAGATGAAACCACTTTTTAGGTTCAATGTTTGTTATagtaaatttgaaataaattatcTGAATGTGGGTTGAAATTAATTATATGTCCATATGTATATTTTGATGAGCAAATCTCAAAGGGTGTAGGTtatgtatttagtttttggAAGAGAATGGCGTGAGGACACTTGGCAGCTGTTCCTGGTAGTAACCGTGTTCTGTGATGCCATTcttaattcccccccccccccactctgtcCACAGAAACTGCAGCAACACCTGGCTCGGTTCTCACAACAGTACGATCAGCTGCTGGCCTTCAAACCCACCGGCTGGACCTTCAGCCAAAAGGTGGAATCAGTGGAAGACATTCGGCCTCAGATCACCGGCAACATCTCCATTTATGGTACGCACTGAACGTCTTCCTGACATATCAGTATAACCAGTTATGTGTCCGAACCTGCAGTTAGAGTGTGGATATCCGACCCGAGGCCATTGGGACACAACAGGCGGGGTTATTCAGGGTTGTTTCGGTCAGAGAGAACACTGACGACTCTGCTACGAGGCTTAGAATGATAATAATGCATCAGGAATGAGGAGGAATGGCCCAGAGTACATTTCTTAATTAGTTGTTCCCTCTCTTTGCTGTTTCCTTGcatttgaaggtcttctgcaaaGTTGGAGGTGTTGTTGCTGCTCATGCCTGGACAGAACGCCCTTCTCTCTTTTACTGACCAAACACAGAACCCTGCAGTGCTACACAATCCTTCACATCTTCCCACATTCAGCTAAGACTCAACTGTACCAGCAGTTGCCAGAAATAACATGCCACTGCAGATTTAGCCTGTTTTTCTTCCCGTCCTGTTTCATGTTCTGAATAGATCCATCAACAGCATCAGCCATCTGGCCCCTAACCCACAATCACCAGCAAGAGGCCTTTTGCGTTGCACACACTCGTATAATTGCTTGCTCCTCAGCAGTTTGTGTGTCACTCAGGCGGAAGCCAATTCACACAGTCTCTCCGTCTtctcgctctgcctcctcctctttaccCTTCCCAGCCATATGCTGCTACTAATATTGTTCTCTGCATGGTGGTGGAGGACTGACTGGTGTACCAGAGGGGGCTCAGTTTGAGCTGGAAGCAGCAGTGGGGCACATTAAAACCCAttgagggatgatggaggacaAACAAGAGATGCCAgctttctgcagcagcttcaaactgttttcttattttccccTCCAAACATAAGCGATGACATTTTTGATAGTTAATGTCTCGGCGTCTGAAATC includes these proteins:
- the dclre1a gene encoding DNA cross-link repair 1A protein isoform X1 gives rise to the protein MSQRDESENDIWEYKPLQKKKKKTEKSQSAATTTRRCTSRRESSGPPVRTPQRAETVQTDGRAGSSTRVNVDSVETLPVSSVLSPACETVQTDRAAEGQSSGHFCPMCQMPFSVLVVQSQRWHVAECLDSPRDKCKECPDGLRCSSTIPNHYKKFNHTLLAHSRASSDSSLLSLSQQAETSGETSLSHLPWLMNNDVDGSDFGTSQDSAVGVSASSPHNSNTATPLSKRTNGLLFLRSPGPEDLKKKKGWSSSTKGHKSISASQESKTEISSTPVKEDSAGQACEVLPNSEPPSEDNDAISYSPRSEFPPETKINNSDCRKSLFKSDAFENDDEDSLPLFTDSFSSEDELLTQFIGSMETNNVAEDSLSSSNIQLESVTSLAVSTGEEEAHGKAANAISPCTSVQSPQSVVLERLRETLLTSDSLNFKDSKEGVQSEQPHANSHQELPSETSTVQGSKTMSLQRGQSQAGQASALKQTDIGVFFGLKPLKVKEKEVESGPSQLSTASNPALGENWGQRQPRRAWQKKSKADPTTNASQGTATGESSGAASAQGEARRGWRGGWGRRKRTNADGEVEYPRCPFYKKIPGTKFVIDAFQYGEIEGITAYFLTHFHSDHYGGLTKNSTVPIYCNRPAAMNTNLPVAVSILEITGNLVKSKLRVAEQYVHILPMNTQVTVEGVKVILLEANHCPGSAMLLFFLPDGQKVLHTGDFRADPSMETYPELLSCRVQTLYLDTTYCSPEYTFPRQQEVINFAVNTAFELVTLSPRTLVVCGSYSVGKEKVFLALADVLGSKVCLSRDKYNTMCCLESEQIRQRITTDWKAAQVHVLPMMQISFDKLQQHLARFSQQYDQLLAFKPTGWTFSQKVESVEDIRPQITGNISIYGIPYSEHSSFLELKRFVQWIKPLKIIPTVNNGSWASRKAMEKCFSEWLMEAKAKL
- the dclre1a gene encoding DNA cross-link repair 1A protein isoform X2; protein product: MSQRDESENDIWEYKPLQKKKKKTEKSQSAATTTRRCTSRRESSGPPVRTPQRAETVQTDGRAGSSTRVNVDSVETLPVSSVLSPACETVQTDRAAEGQSSGHFCPMCQMPFSVLVVQSQRWHVAECLDSPRDKCKECPDGLRCSSTIPNHYKKFNHTLLAHSRASSDSSLLSLSQQAETSGETSLSHLPWLMNNDVDGSDFGTSQDSAVGVSASSPHNSNTATPLSKRTNGLLFLRSPGPEDLKKKKGWSSSTKGHKSISASQESKTEISSTPVKEDSAGQACEVLPNSEPPSEDNDAISYSPRSEFPPETKINNSDCRKSLFKSDAFENDDEDSLPLFTDSFSSEDELLTQFIGSMETNNVAEDSLSSSNIQLESVTSLAVSTGEEEAHGKAANAISPCTSVQSPQSVVLERLRETLLTSDSLNFKDSKEGVQSEQPHANSHQELPSETSTVQGSKTMSLQRGQSQAGQASALKQTDIGVFFGLKPLKVKEKEVESGPSQLSTASNPALGENWGQRQPRRAWQKKSKADPTTNASQGTATGESSGAASAQGEARRGWRGGWGRRKRTNADGEVEYPRCPFYKKIPGTKFVIDAFQYGEIEGITAYFLTHFHSDHYGGLTKNSTVPIYCNRITGNLVKSKLRVAEQYVHILPMNTQVTVEGVKVILLEANHCPGSAMLLFFLPDGQKVLHTGDFRADPSMETYPELLSCRVQTLYLDTTYCSPEYTFPRQQEVINFAVNTAFELVTLSPRTLVVCGSYSVGKEKVFLALADVLGSKVCLSRDKYNTMCCLESEQIRQRITTDWKAAQVHVLPMMQISFDKLQQHLARFSQQYDQLLAFKPTGWTFSQKVESVEDIRPQITGNISIYGIPYSEHSSFLELKRFVQWIKPLKIIPTVNNGSWASRKAMEKCFSEWLMEAKAKL